The nucleotide window AACGGCTTCCAGGAGTTTATTTACCAAAGGAATATTGCTGAACCTTGATGAAGGGAAACCAAATAAGGCATTTGATGAAGGTTTTAGCGAAATTTTACAGGATATGGCGACATCCAATAATATGTTCCGGGCTTACAACGAAAATGAAAATGGCTAATTTGTTCTTACTGCCCATAGCAGCAGAAATGGACTAATCTTTCACTTAGTCTCAAATCAAATTGTTCACGTTTTAAGTGAACTGAACCAGGGGGAATTAATAGAGGAAATTACAGCTTTTTTTCAGCCGGAATTTAAAAACTGGGATTCGTTGCAATTTTCAGTTAAGGAAAACAACTTTGAAGAGTTCATGGAATCCGTCAAGTTAAAGAAACCGATTAACCTTGACGAGACTGCCGATCAATTCGTGAATGATTTTCATAAGAATAAGGGGAATATCGTTAACTTTTCTTTGATTCGTACAGAGGATGAAGGACTCCCGCACTTCCTCGATGTTGTAATGCTGCTTGTTGGGAAAGATCGAATATGGGCGATTATGGAAGAGACGGTTGAAAGGGAAAAAAACATTATCTTTAAAACTCTTCATAAAATAGAATGGCAACAATTATTGGAATCAGTCTTATCTCAATTGGCAACCAGTAAAATATCTTGAAAGTATTAGGTGAAAATATGAATATAGTAAAATATCGGACCTCAACCATTATTGGACGCTTATTGGTTTGTGCACTCTTTATCTTTTCTGGATTGGCCCTGATTCTCGCAAGCATCTATTTGGAAGCTCCTACTGTCAGAAAAGTATTTTCTGTTGCTGCAGGTATTCTCGGAATATTGTTTTTTGGCAGAATGGCAATAATGCTTATCTTCCTTTTATTCAATAATAAAAAGATGTTCGGCTACGACCGGGAAAACATCACAGTCAGGGACAAGACATTCAAGTTAGATTCCGTTAAAAATGTTGAAGAACAGAATGATATCAAAACTGGATACTTAGGAATAAGGACTCCTGCATTTGTACTGAATATAAAGAGCGGGGAATCTATTTACATACCAACTTACTATGTGGTTTCAAAGAAAGATTATCCAATAATCCACAAAACATTAAAGGCAATTGTCAGCGATCGGAAAAAGAGATAAACAGAAAGCACAGGAACTGTTATTTTTGTTATTTAAAAAACATGTAATATTGTGTAACGGAAGAAACGTATCCCGGTTCCTGCACTAAACCAATCCCTCTTTCAATGAGGGCTTTTTATTGTTTTTCACAAGCTGGATTCTTTATTTATAAGTATTAGAAGTTGTTGATTACATGCAGAACGCCCATGTTTTCTAGTTAGATTGATAGCGGACATAGATTGTATGTTCCGAATACTATAATGTCATGCTGCTTTGGGTGAAATTTCTGAAATGATAGGATGAAACCAGAATGGCTCAATGGAGTAATTTAAGCGCTTTTCGAAATATGGTAGATTAAAGAAAATTTTTTTGTTCCGACAAAATTCGACTAATATGAAGTGTCATTTCCTATATATTATTTTTAGCAATTTACTTTAGGTGAACCGTTGGTACAGTTCAACTCGCGGTTTAAACAAATGGGGGCAAACTTGTGAAAAGAAGTCTTTTATTTTTAGTCGCTTTTGTTTTGTTGTCAAGCTCTTTAATCTCCAGTCCAGCATCAGCTAACAATGGTTACGCAGAAAAGACATTGAAGTTTCAAAATGATGAAGACTTCCAATATATTCAAGAACAGGAACCGAATGATTCTTTTAACGAAGCGAATGTAATCTCGCTTGAGGACGAGGTCACTGGAACGATGAGTTATTTAAATCGGGATATGTACAAGATTACCATTCCGAAAAAAGGTGGTTTTTTTCTTTACGGAGAAGTGCTGGAAGCTTTCACTAGTGTGACTGGTGAAATCAGTATTGTAATTTATAAGGAACACTCAGATGGAACCAGGGAGGACTTACCTGAGGTGCGCAGTTCTATTGATAATGCAGGTGGATTTTATGCCGAGGCTATTTTAGAACCTGGTACTTACATTTTGCAGTTATCAGACAACTACGATACAACAAGAGGCGAACAATACAGGTTCTCAACAATGATGATGGAACCTGGTATTGATAGAATTGCTGGTAGTGATAGATATGAAACTGCAGTGAATGTTGCTTATGAAGGCTGGTTTGGTAGTGGTGCCAGTGAAATTGTATTAGCGACGGGTACAGACTTCCCGGATGCATTAGCGGCAGCGCCGTTAGCCTACTATTTAGATGCACCTATTTTGCTCACACCAAAGAATTCAATGCCTAATTCTGTTATTGAAGCAATTCATGATTTAGGTGTAGAAAAGGTAACAATCATTGGCGGTACTGGAGTGGTATCCCGGGCGATTGAAGATTATCTCAACGATAAACTTAGAGTAACAGTTGAAAGGATTGCGGGAAGCACCAGGTATGAAACTGCTGTGGGGATTGCAAAAAAACTGCCACTTCAAGAAAACTCTATTGTGGTTTCAGGACAAAATTATCCTGATGCACTATCTGTTGGGTCATATGCCGCTATTAGTGGAACCCCAATCCTGTTGACTGAGGCAAATAAGCTTCCTGTTGCAACGGCAGCTGAAGCAAAGAAATATAAAAATACATTTGTTATTGGCGGGACAGGGGCAGTGTCAGAAAATGTATATAACCAATTGCCTGACCCTTATCGAATCAGTGGACAAAACCGTTACGAAACATCGGCGAATGTAACAAAATACTTCTTTGGAGCAGGAATTGATTCTTCCTTCGTTACCACAGGTACAAACTTTGCGGATGCACTAGCAGGGTCAGTCCTTGCAGGATATTATGTCGAACCAATTGTTTTAACAACTCCAAAGACCCTTCATCCAGCGGCAAAAGAGCTCTTTGTAGATGAAGAT belongs to Mesobacillus subterraneus and includes:
- a CDS encoding DUF5381 family protein, with the protein product MNIVKYRTSTIIGRLLVCALFIFSGLALILASIYLEAPTVRKVFSVAAGILGILFFGRMAIMLIFLLFNNKKMFGYDRENITVRDKTFKLDSVKNVEEQNDIKTGYLGIRTPAFVLNIKSGESIYIPTYYVVSKKDYPIIHKTLKAIVSDRKKR
- a CDS encoding cell wall-binding repeat-containing protein, whose translation is MKRSLLFLVAFVLLSSSLISSPASANNGYAEKTLKFQNDEDFQYIQEQEPNDSFNEANVISLEDEVTGTMSYLNRDMYKITIPKKGGFFLYGEVLEAFTSVTGEISIVIYKEHSDGTREDLPEVRSSIDNAGGFYAEAILEPGTYILQLSDNYDTTRGEQYRFSTMMMEPGIDRIAGSDRYETAVNVAYEGWFGSGASEIVLATGTDFPDALAAAPLAYYLDAPILLTPKNSMPNSVIEAIHDLGVEKVTIIGGTGVVSRAIEDYLNDKLRVTVERIAGSTRYETAVGIAKKLPLQENSIVVSGQNYPDALSVGSYAAISGTPILLTEANKLPVATAAEAKKYKNTFVIGGTGAVSENVYNQLPDPYRISGQNRYETSANVTKYFFGAGIDSSFVTTGTNFADALAGSVLAGYYVEPIVLTTPKTLHPAAKELFVDEDVLWYTIIGGTGAVSPVVEDELWSIIYQ